In Zingiber officinale cultivar Zhangliang chromosome 6A, Zo_v1.1, whole genome shotgun sequence, a single genomic region encodes these proteins:
- the LOC121997837 gene encoding CBL-interacting protein kinase 4-like — protein sequence MDHQKRSVDCAAAAAAAAAAAAVKRRHQEVLLGKYELGCLLGRGTFAKVYLARSVSDGATVAVKILDKAEMVATGMAGSVLTEVAAMRRLSHPNILKIHEVLATRSKIFLVMEHAPGGDLLSRIARRRLPEHAVRRYFHQLVSALHYCHARGVTHRDVKPQNLLLDRDGNLKVSDFGLAALPDRLRDGQLHTACGTPAYTAPEVVRRKGYDGAAADAWSCGVILFVLLAGSLPFDDANLAVMYRRIHRRDYEIPPGISTPARRLLVRLLDPNPDTRMTMAALIDHPWLKRSLSLDSQLNMHPLAAAHDHQLAPTMNAFDIISLSSGLDLSPLFDDAKPKKERRFTSTHSIDKIMDRIQLTGSKLGLVVETKKAAAAALAGGWGPTLSVEVSEVASQLLLVEMRLEHDGGSGGDAGFCWEHAKAELGDIVFSWHETEQIVF from the coding sequence ATGGACCACCAAAAACGCTCCGTTGACTGCGCCGCCGCTGCCGCTGCCGCTGCCGCTGCCGCCGCAGTCAAGCGGCGCCACCAAGAAGTCCTTCTTGGTAAATACGAGCTCGGATGCCTCCTCGGCCGCGGCACCTTCGCCAAGGTCTACCTCGCTCGGTCCGTCTCCGACGGCGCGACAGTGGCCGTCAAGATCCTCGATAAGGCGGAGATGGTGGCGACGGGCATGGCCGGCAGCGTGCTCACCGAGGTGGCCGCCATGCGCCGCCTCTCCCACCCCAACATCCTCAAGATCCACGAGGTGCTGGCGACGCGGTCGAAGATCTTCCTGGTGATGGAGCACGCGCCCGGCGGCGACCTGCTCTCGCGAATCGCCCGCCGCCGTCTCCCCGAGCACGCCGTCCGGCGCTACTTCCACCAGCTCGTCTCCGCGCTACACTACTGCCACGCTCGCGGCGTCACCCACCGCGACGTGAAGCCTCAGAACCTGCTCCTCGACCGCGACGGCAACCTCAAGGTCTCCGACTTCGGGCTCGCCGCCCTCCCCGATCGACTCCGCGACGGCCAACTACACACCGCGTGCGGCACCCCGGCCTACACAGCCCCCGAGGTCGTCCGCCGCAAGGGCTACGACGGAGCTGCCGCCGACGCCTGGTCCTGCGGCGTCATCCTCTTCGTCCTCCTCGCCGGCTCCCTCCCCTTCGACGACGCCAACCTCGCCGTCATGTACCGTCGGATCCACCGCCGCGACTACGAGATCCCTCCCGGGATCTCTACCCCGGCGCGCCGCCTCCTCGTCCGCCTCCTCGACCCAAATCCCGACACCAGGATGACCATGGCGGCCCTGATCGACCACCCTTGGCTCAAGCGCTCCCTCAGCTTGGACTCCCAGCTGAACATGCACCCTCTCGCCGCCGCCCATGATCACCAACTCGCCCCCACCATGAACGCCTTCGACATCATCTCCCTCTCCTCCGGCCTCGACCTCTCGCCTCTCTTCGATGACGCCAAGCCCAAGAAGGAGCGGCGCTTCACCTCCACGCACTCCATCGACAAGATCATGGACAGGATCCAGCTCACCGGAAGCAAACTCGGCCTCGTGGTGGAGACCaagaaggcggcggcggcggcgcttGCAGGGGGCTGGGGTCCTACTCTCTCAGTGGAGGTGTCGGAGGTGGCTTCGCAGCTTCTGCTAGTGGAGATGCGACTAGAGCACGACGGCGGCAGCGGCGGCGATGCCGGATTCTGCTGGGAGCACGCGAAAGCAGAGCTCGGAGACATTGTCTTCTCTTGGCACGAAACAGAGCAGATCGTATTCTAG